In Populus nigra chromosome 1, ddPopNigr1.1, whole genome shotgun sequence, one genomic interval encodes:
- the LOC133676916 gene encoding uncharacterized protein LOC133676916 isoform X2, producing MTYYEDDTVVLDVRMRMEGDKIDGNSKGDYVNLRDEDGAGERCNHFGCCWGLGGSVFWYWVKLAVTFTFFGLLAAACVEWVGPFLMDKEIIPIINWETTTFSTPVLVVLLFASVALFPTLLLPSSPSMWVAGMTFGYGFGFLLIITAAAVGVSLPYFIGSLFLHKIRGWFDKYPKRAAILRAAGEGNWFHQFRAVALIRISPFPYILYNYCAVATNVKYGPYFLGSLAGMVPEIFVAMYTSKYKAPAISDVIT from the exons ATGACTTATTATGAGGATGACACTGTGGTGCTAGATGTAAGGATGAGAATGGAGGGTGATAAAATTGATGGTAACAGCAAAGGGGATTATGTTAACTTGAGAGACGAGGATGGGGCTGGTGAAAGGTGTAATCATTTTGGTTGTTGTTGGGGTCTTGGAGGGTCTGTGTTCTGGTATTGGGTTAAGTTGGCTGTGACTTTTACGTTTTTTGGGTTATTGGCTGCTGCTTGTGTCGAGTGGGTTGGCCCCTTTCTGATGGATAAG GAGATAATCCCTATCATAAATTGGGAGACAACGACTTTTAGCACTCCAGTACTAGTGGTTCTGCTCTTTGCCTCTGTGGCATTGTTCCCCACTCTACTTCTACCATCGTCTCCTTCTATGTGGGTGGCTGGGATGACATTTGGTTACGGGTTTGGATTTCTATTAATAATAACTGCAGCGGCTGTGGGTGTGTCACTTCCATATTTCATTGGCTCTTTGTTCCTTCATAAAATCAGA GGGTGGTTTGACAAATATCCAAAGAGAGCTGCTATTTTGAGAGCAGCTGGTGAAGGAAACTGGTTTCATCAGTTTCGAGCTGTGGCTCTGATCAGGATTTCTCCATTTCCATATATTCTGTATAATTACTGTGCTGTTGCAACAAATGTTAAGTATGGGCCTTACTTCTTGGGATCATTGGCAGGAATGGTGCCAGAGATTTTCGTTGCAATGTATAC ATCTAAATACAAGGCTCCAGCCATTAGTGATGTGATAACTTAA
- the LOC133676916 gene encoding uncharacterized protein LOC133676916 isoform X1, with translation MTYYEDDTVVLDVRMRMEGDKIDGNSKGDYVNLRDEDGAGERCNHFGCCWGLGGSVFWYWVKLAVTFTFFGLLAAACVEWVGPFLMDKEIIPIINWETTTFSTPVLVVLLFASVALFPTLLLPSSPSMWVAGMTFGYGFGFLLIITAAAVGVSLPYFIGSLFLHKIRGWFDKYPKRAAILRAAGEGNWFHQFRAVALIRISPFPYILYNYCAVATNVKYGPYFLGSLAGMVPEIFVAMYTGIVIRTLADASNDRHTLSPQQIVFTVFGFCATVVATIIITVYAKRQLKVMQDEPLLA, from the exons ATGACTTATTATGAGGATGACACTGTGGTGCTAGATGTAAGGATGAGAATGGAGGGTGATAAAATTGATGGTAACAGCAAAGGGGATTATGTTAACTTGAGAGACGAGGATGGGGCTGGTGAAAGGTGTAATCATTTTGGTTGTTGTTGGGGTCTTGGAGGGTCTGTGTTCTGGTATTGGGTTAAGTTGGCTGTGACTTTTACGTTTTTTGGGTTATTGGCTGCTGCTTGTGTCGAGTGGGTTGGCCCCTTTCTGATGGATAAG GAGATAATCCCTATCATAAATTGGGAGACAACGACTTTTAGCACTCCAGTACTAGTGGTTCTGCTCTTTGCCTCTGTGGCATTGTTCCCCACTCTACTTCTACCATCGTCTCCTTCTATGTGGGTGGCTGGGATGACATTTGGTTACGGGTTTGGATTTCTATTAATAATAACTGCAGCGGCTGTGGGTGTGTCACTTCCATATTTCATTGGCTCTTTGTTCCTTCATAAAATCAGA GGGTGGTTTGACAAATATCCAAAGAGAGCTGCTATTTTGAGAGCAGCTGGTGAAGGAAACTGGTTTCATCAGTTTCGAGCTGTGGCTCTGATCAGGATTTCTCCATTTCCATATATTCTGTATAATTACTGTGCTGTTGCAACAAATGTTAAGTATGGGCCTTACTTCTTGGGATCATTGGCAGGAATGGTGCCAGAGATTTTCGTTGCAATGTATAC TGGGATTGTCATTAGGACCTTGGCAGATGCATCAAATGACCGGCACACTCTCTCGCCTCAACAAATTGTCTTCACAGTATTTGGTTTCTGTGCCACGGTGGTTGCCACAATTATCATCACTGTGTATGCCAAAAGGCAGCTCAAGGTGATGCAGGATGAACCATTACTGGCATAG